From the genome of Podospora pseudoanserina strain CBS 124.78 chromosome 7 map unlocalized CBS124.78p_7.2, whole genome shotgun sequence, one region includes:
- a CDS encoding uncharacterized protein (EggNog:ENOG503NUXN; COG:S) — MVAAAAILVDVELEVPSYAEASLTTLSTRTMTAMAAAPPVSASLETDMARMTLPPVVTEFPPPPAHEQNGGPASSSSDGAEDDDDFEDDQTDAQSLMQPAISPLATLFTSPKTPAAERMAAFDRMSGGGIFERIEDDQRPGMASLDGTSSHDKLPPPPPSHSSEPMARMAGATEPASSQAPPQQQPPIERMPTPWQAGPKQFHITEPGRWSSMSMAIRSQSSRHKRASSVSENAMLKRLSKALPSISIPSGFMPSIPTPPFFSSHSSSNNASPQKDERTPKAPQTGGISDSSSQKSGTPRTSSLRRTTSDDSLLYHTLSRVSSLGDDTRFAHVREQVNVRMKAILDSFEGPSFKMPQMPNLLNTPLVKKSATEPISSSTPHRSGSLSTTTTAPQDPLDKVLETLTGDIVIMGGYRGSILRSAKAPHRRLWVPVKVQLNIRKVKLEVGLDPQDELDMEKSIYADGMLKNIGPVDISKRLFKRLRECENARSGKLRVHDYGYDWRLSPHLLSKRLVKFLEGLPSNRAGTQPSERGAWVISHSLGGIITRHAVNSSPSLFRGVVYVGVPQRCINILGPLRNGDAVLLNEKILTAHVNFSLRTTFVFLPEDGFCFVDKETGEEHRVDFYDVNDWVQYRLCPSVSEAALPAVGKGSNGTFSSLLNLSDSLGSFQPLRSRSNTQTKRDSGVALAGKDRSLAPQMGSSGGDNSPVDSNSQSDKAKNLAYLARTLAEIKQFRAELAHNKAHQQSNAYPPLAVIYAKDIPTTYGCRVSGREGIAHADAYDDLMFRSGDGVVLAKEAMLPEGYEVVKGGRVCTDRGHITMLGDLAGVGRALEAVVRGRQKGIGMGVLEGKGVK; from the coding sequence ccttgttgatgtcgagCTTGAAGTCCCCTCTTATGCTGAGGCATCTCTCACCACACTTTCCACTCGCACAATGACTGCcatggcagcagcaccaccggTTTCGGCATCTTTGGAGACAGATATGGCTCGGATGACTCTTCCGCCAGTCGTGACGGAATtcccgccaccaccggcgcaTGAACAGAATGGAGGacccgcttcttcttcttcggatGGCGcggaggacgatgacgactttGAAGATGATCAGACCGACGCCCAATCACTCATGCAGCCGGCTATCAGCCCACTGGCCACGCTTTTTACGTCGCCAAAAACCCCCGCtgcggagaggatggcggctTTTGACCGGATGTCGGGGGGTGGCATTTTTGAGAGGATCGAGGACGACCAGAGGCCGGGAATGGCTTCGCTGGATGGGACTTCGAGCCATGACaaactaccaccaccacctccaagtcATTCGTCCGAGCCAATGGCTCGGATGGCAGGAGCTACGGAACCAGCAAGTTCTcaggctcctcctcaacaacaaccccctatTGAGCGTATGCCAACGCCATGGCAGGCAGGCCCCAAGCAATTTCACATCACCGAGCCGGGGAGGTGGTCCTCCATGTCTATGGCCATTAGGAGCCAGTCATCAAGACACAAACGCGCATCTTCAGTTAGCGAGAATGCTATGCTGAAGAGACTCTCCAAGGCTCTCCCTTCGATATCGATTCCGTCCGGGTTCATGCCTAGCATCCCCACACCGCCCTTCTTTTCGTCTCACAGTTCCAGCAATAATGCCTCACCTCAGAAGGACGAGCGGACGCCGAAAGCACCGCAGACTGGTGGGATTTCTGACAGTAGCTCCCAAAAATCTGGCACCCCCAGGACCTCGTCTCTAAGACGAACAACCTCGGACGACTCACTGCTTTATCACACTCTGTCTCGAGTCTCCTCCCTAGGCGACGACACCCGCTTCGCCCACGTCCGCGAGCAAGTCAACGTTCGGATGAAGGCCATCCTCGACAGCTTTGAAGGGCCTTCGTTCAAAATGCCTCAGATGCCCAATTTGTTGAACACGCCCCTTGTTAAGAAGTCAGCCACGGAGCCaatctcctcttccacccctcacCGCTCCGGCTCtttgtcaaccaccaccaccgccccgcAGGATCCCTTGGACAAAGTTCTGGAAACCCTAACAGgcgacatcgtcatcatggGCGGGTACAGGGGCTCGATCCTCCGCTCTGCCAAAGCGCCCCACCGCCGGCTATGGGTACCAGTCAAAGTCCAGCTCAACATCCGAAAAGTCAAGCTCGAAGTCGGCCTCGACCCCCAGGATGAGCTGGACATGGAGAAGTCGATTTATGCAGATGGGATGCTGAAGAATATCGGCCCAGTGGACATCTCTAAACGACTCTTTAAGCGCTTGAGAGAATGCGAAAACGCGCGAAGCGGAAAGTTGAGAGTTCATGATTATGGTTACGACTGGCGGTTGAGTCCACATTTGCTCTCTAAACGACTGGTCAAGTTCCTGGAGggcctcccctccaaccggGCCGGGACTCAACCgtcggagaggggggcgTGGGTGATATCGCACAGTCTGGGCGGGATCATCACCCGTCACGCGGtcaactcctccccttctctcttCCGTGGCGTCGTCTATGTCGGCGTCCCGCAACGGTGTATAAACATCCTCGGGCCCCTCCGCAACGGGGACGCGGTGCTGCTCAACGAAAAGATCCTCACGGCGCACGTAAACTTTTCCCTGAGGACAacgtttgtttttttgccCGAGGAcgggttttgttttgtggaTAAGGAGACTGGGGAGGAGCACAGGGTTGACTTCTACGACGTGAACGACTGGGTTCAATACCGGCTTTGCCCGTCAGTTTCCGAAGCTGCGCTGCCGgcggtggggaaggggagcaATGGGACTTTTAGCTCGTTGTTGAACTTGTCGGATTCGTTGGGGAGTTTTCAGCCCTTGAGGAGCAGGAGTAATACGCAGACGAAGCGGGACAGTGGTGTTGCGCTGGCGGGGAAGGATAGGAGTTTGGCGCCGCAGATGGGGTCGTCTGGGGGCGATAACAGTCCAGTTGACAGCAACAGTCAGAGCGACAAGGCGAAGAACCTGGCGTATTTGGCGAGGACGCTGGCGGAGATCAAGCAGTTTCGTGCGGAGCTCGCACACAACAAGGCTCACCAACAGAGTAATGCTTACCCTCCTTTGGCGGTCATCTACGCAAAGGACATACCCACCACGTACGGCTGTCGGGTTTCTGGCCGGGAGGGCATCGCGCACGCTGATGCATACGATGATCTCATGTTCAggtctggggatggggtggtgctggcaaAGGAGGCGATGTTGCCGGAGGGATatgaggttgtcaaggggggaagggtctGCACGGATAGGGGGCATATCACCATGCTGGGGGATTTGGCTGGAGTGGggagggcgttggaggcggtggtgaggggacGACAGAaggggattgggatgggggtgctggaggggaaaggggttaaataa
- the TIF5 gene encoding eukaryotic translation initiation factor 5 (EggNog:ENOG503NUY5; COG:J; BUSCO:EOG09262M7B), with translation MAALVNVRRDVSDNFYRYKMERIQTKIEGKGNGIKTVVVNLSSVAQSLARPGSYLIKYFGFELGAQTNIDPADDRWIINGAHEANKLQELLDGFISKFVLCKKCKNPETDVHIKDGHITLDCKACGQRTDVDLRLKLSGFILKNVPKKTKKDKAERKAARKAKQNGGKDNGSGEENGSDQPSPNGDIDIASDDDALTRKIKKEAQNLDSKPVADKEVEWAVDMSEEAVKARQQVLPDEFKAKLVLNGEDEDEDGEGGNTVYDQLADWIQTEANAKGGVDNVDDVEIYLKAKELGIEAKHRTLIVLVMTLFNENIFSQIPKRQGMLKTMITSERHEKALLGGTEKLLAELGKEHYDKIVKILQLYYHFDLASEDFLKKWGAKSSKRYVDGSTSKKIRKAAEPFMTWLEEAESEEDSDEE, from the exons AAGATGGAGCGTATCCAGACCAAGATCGAAGGCAAGGGTAACGGCATCAAGACCGTTGTTGTCAACCTGAGCAGCGTTGCTCAGTCTCTGGCCCGCCCCGGCTCTTACCTTATCAAGTACTTCGGTTTCGAGCTGGGTGCCCAGACCAACATTGATCCCGCCGACGACCGCTGGATCATCAACGGTGCTCACGAGGCTAACAAGCTCCAagagcttcttgatggcttcATCTCCAAGTTTGTCCTCTGCAAGAAGTGCAAGAATCCCGAAACGGATGTCCATATCAAGGATGGCCACATCACGCTCGACTGCAAGGCTTGCGGTCAGCGCACCGATGTCGATTTGCGCCTCAAGTTGAGCGGTTTCATTCTCAAGAATGTgcccaagaagaccaagaaggacaaggccgAGCGCAAGGCTGCCCGCAAGGCCAAGCAGAACGGTGGCAAGGACAACGGTTCCGGAGAGGAGAACGGCTCTGACCAGCCCTCCCCTAACGGGGATATCGACATTGCTAGTGACGATGATGCTTTGACtcgcaagatcaagaaggaggctcAGAACCTTGACAGCAAGCCTGTTGCCGACAAGGAGGTTGAGTGGGCCGTTGACATGAGCGAGGAAGCTGTCAAGGCTCGCCAGCAGGTCCTCCCTGACGAGTTCAAGGCGAAGCTCGTGCTGAACggtgaagacgaggacgaggacggagAGGGTGGCAACACCGTCTACGACCAGCTGGCCGACTGGATCCAGACTGAGGCCAACGCCAAGGGCGGTGTCGACAACGtggatgatgtcgagatctacctcaaggccaaggagctcgGCATCGAGGCCAAGCATCGCACCCTCATTGTGTTGGTCATGACACTTTTCAACGAGAACATCTTCTCTCAGATTCCCAAGCGCCAAGGCATGCTCAAGACT ATGATCACTTCTGAGCGCCATGAGAAGGCTCTCCTCGGTGGCACCGAGAAGCTTTTGGCCGAGCTCGGCAAGGAGCACTATGATAAGATTGTCAAGATCCTTCAACTCTACTACCACTTTGATCTCGCCTCTGAGGACTTTTTGAAGAAGTGGGGTGCCAAGTCTTCCAAGAGGTATGTCGATGGCTCTACCTCCAAGAAGATCCGCAAGGCTGCCGAGCCTTTTATGACGTGGCTTGAGGAGGCCGAGTCGGAGGAGGACTCTGACGAGGAGTAA